One genomic window of Candidatus Methylomirabilota bacterium includes the following:
- a CDS encoding MFS transporter, which translates to MPASAHAARPSTFSALKGRNYRFYWLGLVFYVLGHRAEYMTFAWMTWEVSRDPLSLGYLGLAQGVPLVLFQLFGGVLADRINRLRMLIVTQILTAGTLTIAFVLTMSGLVRLEHLLALAALSNTFRAFDEPSRMALVPQLVERDRLANAIALGSIPWQAGRMIGPSITGVLIAAFGGAIGFGLAALASYTALALYSRLRLRGTSPAGRGQHVL; encoded by the coding sequence CGCATGCCGCCAGGCCGTCAACGTTCTCTGCCCTGAAGGGGCGAAACTACCGCTTCTACTGGCTCGGGCTCGTCTTCTACGTACTCGGCCACCGGGCGGAATACATGACCTTCGCCTGGATGACGTGGGAGGTGAGCCGGGATCCGCTGTCACTGGGATATCTCGGCCTCGCCCAGGGAGTCCCACTGGTCCTCTTCCAGCTCTTCGGCGGCGTCCTGGCCGATCGCATCAATCGGCTGCGCATGCTGATCGTGACGCAGATCCTGACCGCGGGGACCCTGACCATTGCCTTCGTGCTGACGATGTCGGGCCTGGTCCGGCTCGAGCACCTGCTGGCCCTCGCGGCATTGAGCAATACCTTCCGAGCATTCGACGAGCCGAGCCGCATGGCGCTCGTGCCGCAGCTCGTCGAGCGCGATCGGCTGGCGAACGCCATCGCCCTCGGCTCCATCCCGTGGCAGGCCGGTCGCATGATCGGCCCCTCCATCACGGGCGTCCTCATCGCGGCCTTCGGCGGCGCCATTGGCTTCGGGCTGGCGGCTCTTGCCTCCTATACCGCGCTGGCGCTGTACAGTCGCCTGCGCCTCCGCGGCACGTCTCCCGCCGGCCGTGGCCAGCACGTGCTC